Part of the Panicum virgatum strain AP13 chromosome 4N, P.virgatum_v5, whole genome shotgun sequence genome is shown below.
CAGGCCCAGATCCCATCCTACCTACGCAGGCTTGTGTGTCGCCGGCAATGGAGGTCGCATGCTCCTCCTCGCTCACCTCTCCATACCGAGTAAGCACCCTCAAGCCGCCGTCCCCGTTGAGCTCAAGGCCATGCTCTCACCCTTATCCTGCTTCGTGCCTGCCACAGATGTGAACATCAAATCTGGTTTTTTGTGCTGGCGGCGGCCTCAATGGTCAAAGTGAATACGGTGCTGGTGCCTGGCGCCTACGGACCTCGCAGGCACTCCGTCTCCTCCCGCATCCCCTGCACGGCGGCCTTTTACTCTGGTGTTCTGCTTGCCTGTCCAGTCTTTGCCCcccacccccctccccctctcagaTAGATCTTAATTCTTTCCCCTTTTTACAAATTAGTAGGGGATGATTTTGTGTAAACGCACGAATATTTCCCTTTCTATTTTTGAGGTGTGGTCTTTTTCTTAGACGTACCAATCAGAGGTCCATACCAAATAGCTAGATGGACTGGCTAATGGTTTTACTGATTATATCTAATAAATAAATATGCTTCTATATGAACCTTTCTGATATCTTCTGATTAATATGTGTTATTCTTTCAGCTTCTACATGAACATGTCATGAACCTCTCACCTCTGTACACCACATCTAAGAACATGCTAAGTACCATTTGGGTATGTGCTGATTACAATCTGTAGCTTGCCAAATTCAGTTGTGCAGGTATGTTAGAGCATGGAGCTACCCGTTGTACCATCATGAGGACACACTAAATTTTCTGACACCCCTTTTGCTAAGTAATGTTTGAGCCTCCCTTCTCATGGTGTTATTTCTACAATCAGTGGTTAATATTCATGGTGGCCTGCTGAGTATAGTGTTACCAACATTATATCAATTTGACTGCCAATAATTTTGTACATTGAATTTTTGTTCAATACCTATCCATTTCTAGATCTTATTTTACATGGACTACCTGGATAGATATGCCTGTGAGTTTGGTATATATCCAACTATAATCAGTACTTTCATAATTTGTGAACTCATTAATCAACAGGCTTTCTCCCTTATTTGATCCTCCATAAATGGGTGAGTGGCAATGCTTGCATATTGTTTGTCCAGAGGTCATGAATCCATCTTTTCTGCAAGCCTATATGGATTTCTAAACAATCAACGAAACTATGATGCTCTTTGTATAttcataatttttctaaatTAAAGAAGAGGAGGAAAGCTCTATCATCAAACATTTCACAGTTTTCCATTCTTACCAagttatttttttttatcttagTCCACCTTATGTTTTAGGATTTCACAAGCAAAGTGAACTCTTGATTCTTTCATTTGCCCTCCTTGCAATGACATTCCTTACTGACCGTTCGTTGGTCCTTCTCCATGGCACATGGCACAATTGCATCTCATGCATCATTCAGATGCGCCACTCTGGAGTCTGGACTGGCCAAAATAGAAGGCAGCGACTTGCCGGGAGAATAGAGGCAAGGCAAGAGGCCATCTTAACATCCACTCCTTCAACTGCTACTTGTGGTAGAACAAAAAAGATTGCATTCTCCTATGACTTCTCGCATCTTGGACCTCAATAATTTGTTTAGCTATTCGTGCAATGTTTGATTTGACTGCTAATACTGAGAAAAACATGTGATGTACCTTAATTGCCATATAGAAGCTACAGTAGTATAATACTAATAGAACTCACTAGGTAATTGATTTGATGCTGATTAGTTATAACTTATAAGTGACTTTGTTTAATTCTGCAAATGTTCTTTTTAGAATGCAGAATTTCTTTACTGTACAATCATTTGTTGCTTGGTTAAAATAATGAAAGACAGATTATCAAAATAGTTGGTGGAAACCTGCAACCATAGTGGCTGCTCATGAGTTTGATACAGATTTGTCAAGCAGGTGTGGTCGAGCATGCAGCAATCCCCGGTGAGGCACCTCAGAGTCAGTGGTCAGAATTTAGCTGCAGAAATGTAGTTATGTCATAGTCGAGTACTGTTATGCCTACACCTATGCATCataaacaaactaaataaattaGATACAAAATTGTAGGTCTTTCAGTAGTTGAAAGATGCTGTTCTTCTCACAAAATAAAATACAATTGAATCGCAAAAGAAAAGATGATAAACTACATCTACTTGATCATTTTTTTTGCCAATGTTCTAAATCTTATTCTCATCATGACACAAATCTAGCACCTCAACTCTTATACTTTTCATATCTCCTCATAAATCATCCTTGCATTTGCTTTCGATATTGGGAAATCATGTGAGCAGTTTTGGCTACATCTGAATGGTAAACAAGATATATTTTAGCTATGGAAAAAATTTAGATGACTGTTATCAGTTTTGTAAATTATATTTCCCATCATGTTGATTTAATCTCTGCTATTTCATTTATCTCTGTTTCGTCAAGTGGACCGGGGGCAACCAACACTTATCAAGTGAAAGTTGCAGGTATCAAATTTTTGTATAGTTGAGTACACAATGCTCTGACTTAAGCTTATTAGAAATTCCATCGATTCGTTTCTTtattaaaataaataatattttaaaatatatttGGATGTATCTTGCAGCTCTGTCATACTCAATGCTCTGAAGTGCCTTATCTCAAATTAGTATATAGTATGATTTTAGCATACTAGAATTTCATAGGTTACGAAGGTAATTAAAATCAGTGTAGTCTATGGATTACTCAAGTATTTTTTTCCCATTATAATTCTCATTTCAAACATGATAAGCTTGGTTATTTCCTCACttcctctcctttttttttgcagtatTCTATTCTCCAGCAATGCCAGATCATTTGATTAAAGCATCAGATATGAAATGTTGCTCGAGGCGCCCTACAGTGCAGCAACCATATGTAGCTATGCACTTTATTATTAAATTAAGAGATAATAGATTTTATTACATATCTTTCTTTGCAGACTTTTACCTCATGAATTGCAATTTCAAATAGCAAGAACCATAAACAAGatccttttttttaaagaatttTAGGTGCAGCCATGAAATTGGTAGGTGGTATTAGTTTCGCCTTTCATTCTAAAAGTTTGGCCCTTTGGATCAAaggtcctttcctttcctctccTCTTCTCATTGTTGGCTGCTCATGCAAGTTCTTTGGTTTTAGGAAGTGAGGTAATAATCTTGGTTTTCTTTAATATTCTAAACAACTACAAATCTGAGATGatgatataattttttatcTCCGAACCAAAAGCATCAATATCATCTCATTCTGTAATATGTTTTCTCTTCAACAAATTGAGTACTAATTCATTTCCAGGTATCAGTTCAAAGGAGACCGACCAACTATGGATGGCATGCCGCACAACCTGGAGACCCCTACTTATGCTGCTATTTTTGCTTTTATTATTTACATTTGTAATTGACCTATCTTTGTTTTGTCTCTATGATGAATGATTGGATGGCTTGGCAACATCTTTGAGCTCTATGGGCTGTGGCTGTTGCCACTTAATACCTATGTGTACTGTGTATTGGTTTGATCTGCCATCTTTTCGTTATTTGAACTGTCTGACTTTGCAGCGGACGAACCACCAAAGGCCTAACACACCTGCCCTGCAGGCTCGGCGTTAGCGCGTCAATATTCCTTGTTGGTAATATACTGGAACACCTCCTAAGTGACATTTCCACCGCAAAAGTTAGGGGGTGGTTGGTTCCGGAGAGTTAAACTTTAGCTCTATTACATTAATTAAAAAGAATCATGTTATTTAGAAGTAATAAATacaatctaattataaaactaattgcataacaTCTGGgctaattcgcgagatgaatttaacaagaataattaattcatgattagcaAATGTTTGCCAtaacatcactgtagctaatcgACTCGTCTAGAAAATTAGCACCgcaaaaaattataattaatattgtatttaatactctaaatagTAATagtttctttgatttttttttagaaaccggGATTGCATTTCACATATATGTCTTAAGGTTTACATTGCAACTCTTACAAAGGCActcctaaaaaataaaaaattacatTTTGGTCCACACAAGGATCTCCCGGTCGTCTTCGTCACCGGTACAAGGAACTGTCCCTCGACAATCCACCGCCGCACCAGAGGTTGGAGGATGAAGCTGTCAAAGTTGCGGCTTGAAGCCGCCCTTCCCCACGAAGAAACGAAGGTTTTGACTGCCTCACCGTGTAGCATATCGAGATCATCGACATGTCAAAGTTGTGGCTTGAAGCCAAAGCCCTTCCCCACGAAGTATCTTTGCTCGTGCGGGTAGACGACCCAGCTTCAGTGACATTGGGTGGCAATGCCCTCCAAATCCAATCCAATGGAGAACCGCGCGTAGCACGGGTGGCAGGAGCCGGTGGGTGGCTTCCTGCCCACCAGGGTTCGAGCCTCGGGCTCGCCTGGTGTCTCACCGGGGTTTTCTCCAATTTCTCCTGCTGCAGGTTTTGTAGCTGTTGCCTCACGCGTGGATGTGCCACAATGGTCAGGGTGACGTGCCCATCACGTTCGAAGCCTAGTTAACTTCGAATACTTCTCAGTCACATGCAGTCTCTTCATATAGGGGTAGATCTAGCTTGCGCACTAGGGCAtgagtgtgtgagtgtgtgcgtGTGGTGGTGTGAGTTAGTGCGTGAATTCAGATACTACAGCTTGTATTGAATAGTTGAGGCATCAAATCCAATCCAATGGCTCTCTGCATTGGACCCGCATGCAGGCAAAAAATAATCCGTTTCAGGGCCACCATGCAGCAGACGGAGCGGACGGCGCCCGAAATCGGCACCGCCCAGGCCGGCGTCCTCCTATGCTCGCCGGCGAGGGGCACGGCTGCCTATGCCCAGCCCACCGAAGGAACGCCCGTCCGACTGCCTCGGGCACCTCCTCGCTGCGCTCCGCCCCTCCCTGTCCAAACCGGCTTCCCCACCTCCCTCGCCGACCTTATCGTCAAGAACCATGGCCGCCTCAAGAAGCAGCCTTCCCTATCCTCCAAGCGCGGgaagcgcggcgccgccgcttggCCTTCGCCATCCCCTTCCGTTTCCCCATCGCCGGCGCCATCCCCGCCGCCTACGTACCtctccgcctccctcgccggacgctgtcgacgtctcgctgtcggatcaaccggtccGGCCCGCTCGCCGTGGCAAAGGCGGCGGCTTTGGCCTCGGGCTGGGCTTCCTCGCCTTCAGCGGCGTGGTGTCCCTCGCGCCCCTCATGATCTAGAGATAGAAGGTAGTCGCGGCCGTCACCGTGGCCTCCTTCTCGCGCTTCCTACTCGAGTCCGTGAGGTCTTCCTTGCGTCCCCGGCATCGCACAGGGCAGGAGGACTACCACGGCAGGGGCGGCGTCCCCGCTCCTAGCGGCTTCACAGCGGCGGAGCGAGGGAAGCCCTGCGTCCTCCCgcagcggcggcccggcggtcCGACGGCCACGCGCTGCCTCCCGCAGCTGCGGTCCGGCAGGGGCCTCCCGCGgtaggtgcggcggcggcccggcggccaGGCGCTGCGTCCTCCCAGCCGGCGCGGGATTAGGGCGCGCCGTCCGTTCCGTCCCCGCCTCCTGTCTCCCGTCTGTTAGCCACTTTGGGGTATTTTTTTTTGCCTGCATGCGGGCCCAATGCCGAGAGCCATTGGATTGGATTTGGAGGGCTGAGATCTAACTAATGTTACATTTACCCAATCTTTTAATACTGAAACCGCGTCGCGGTCCTGGCCAGGGAGATGAGCTAAGTAGGCCGGAAAACAACGGCCGTCGAGAAATAGATAGAGACgtaaattttgtaaaaaaacccCGAGTTTTATTAAAATGAACACGGAGTCCATCAATTTAACGGAAAACCCCTCGGACTTTGTGCAACTttactttacaaaaaaaatctgaacttttagtaatcgtgccgtactccgtgaattttgtaaaaaaccCTAGACTTTGTTAAAATAATTAtgaagtccatcaattttatgaaaaacccATTGAACTTTTCAGTAATCGATCGGTACTCCGTCGACGCCAAATTTATTAAATAACCCCTGTAGTCTAACAATTTTACGAAACTCCCGATTTTTTGCagttcaattttttaaaataaaactgAACTGGAGGACATATTTCTGCGCGGCAACCCCGGTTCCATTATCACTGAAGCCGAGTCCGCGGGTAGAACCGTGGGAGAGcaaaagccgccgccgccgccgccaggacgAGGAGACGGAGGCGCTGGCTCCCCCATCCAAGACGAGGAGAATGGAGGCAACTAAGAGGCAAGCATCGGAGGAAATCTTGAGCTCATCGCCACAtgagctgcagccgccgccggcggatgCGCCCCATTCCGAGCCTACATCCCGCGGCCAGGAACCAACGCATGTCTCGAGAGGAGAAGAAGGGGATGGCGTCGACCGCATCAGCAGCCTCCCCGACGCCGTCCTCGGTGAGatcatctccctcctccccacCAAGGACGCCGTCCGCACCCAATCTCTCGCCTCCCGATGGCGCCACCTCTGGCTCTCCGCCCCGCTCAACCTCGACCACACCAGCCTCCCCGCCGACGAGCAAGTCCAAGTCCGCATCATCTCCCGGATCCTCGCTGCTCACCCTGGCCCCGCCCGCCGCTTCTCCGTGCCCCCATTCCTCGCCCACTGCCGCCTTGCAACAGTCAACGCCTGGCTCCAATGCCCGGCGCTCGAAGTCGTTGATGGAGAAGTACCCTATCACTTTCTGTGGGATGAACTGCCACCTCTGCCGGCCTCCACATTCCGTTTCTCGGCCACCCTCCGCGTGGCCACCTTCTGCAAATTCGACCTGACGGGCATGGCCGAGAAGCTTCAGTTTCCCCAGCTTAGGCAGCTTGGACTTGAACGTGTCGATATCTCATATACTGCCCTAAATAGTATCATTGCCGGCTGCCCTGTCCTTGAGTACTTGCTGATCGACATGGGCATCTGCTTCAGTCCTCCCATTCGGATCAACTCCCCAAGCCTTAGAAGCATTGCCATGAGTTCTGTGAATCTAATCATTGAGGATGCACCTTCGCTTCAAAGGTTACTCAATCTTAATCCATATAATGCCTTGCGTGTATCAGTAATTTCAGCACCCAAACTGGAGACTTTGGGCTGCCTCGGCGAGTATAAACTGGTATTCGGCACCACAGTTATTCAGGTAGCTCCTTGCCTTCATGTGGCATATCTTTCTGCATTTCTAGAAGTTCTGTACTACCTGAATTTATAGAGACAACCCTGATTTTATCTTCTGTTTGCTGAAGAACTTGCGTGCAGATTGCTTTACGACAGTGGCGTCGACAGTGGCGTCAAGTGTCAAGATTTTAGGGATCAGTATAAATAATCTTAGCTTGGATACGGTTATTGACTTAATGAGATGCTTTCCCTGCTTGGAGAAGTTGTACATCCAGGTAATAGCACCTAATTGGTTATTCATTCTGTTAAGCTGCTTTATTTTGCACTTCTTGTTGTTTCATCAGTCCATGATCTGGAAGTTTATTTTTATCTCTTCTTCCAGTCATATGGGGCAAAGGACAAAAACTTGTGGCGCCGTAAGCATCGCAATCTTACAAGATGCCTTGACATCCGCCTCAAGACAATTGTGCTAAAAAATTACCGAGGCATGATGTCACAAGTTAACTTTGCAACGTTCTTTGTATCGAATGCCAGGATGCTAGAGTTCATGAGATTTGAGGTTGGAATCGGCAATGTCAACAAAATGTTTATTGCAGAGCAGCATAGAAAGCTTCAACTAGAGAAAAGGGCATCTAGAAATGCGCAGTTTTGTTTTACAAGCGGGTGTCGCCATGCTGCACAACTTTCTCATGTCAAGCATGTTAGTGATTTGTCTATAACCGATCCCTTTGAATGTAGATGTTGAAACTGGGTTTCATATTTCTTGCACGATCTCATTTTGTATTCTGTCCGAACTTCTTTTGTTCTCTTCTTGTATCTTGACCTTGGGAAGGCAATCACTATGCTCTGAATGCTTTATTGGTATACAGTGATAGCCTTACACACGGGATACAAACTTTTTGCAATGACCTTTGGAAGGTAATCGTTTTTATTCCGGAATACGGATGAGATGTGAAATTATCCAATTGGTAGCATTTACCATCTCCCCAAATGGCTGATTAACTCATCATTGGGgatagggttgaaaacggacgGAAATATTCCCGTTCCGACCTGTTccattttctatttttgtccttttctatttttgtccGTCCATTTCCGTATTCGTGGGATCCCGTTTTCGTATTTACGGAAGTAGAAATGAGGTTTCTCCGTCCGTTTCCGAGGAATCCCGTTTTTACATGGAATTGACCCGTATTTATTCCGTTTTTAATCTACATAAGATATGTCTAAAAATTGATATGTTCAAAAACATACCAATCACTAAGCATGCATGTTAACATGTTAACACATGGCATACTAGTGAATATTGGACCAATAACTTTGTACGTGTATATTATTTTGTGACTTTGTTAATGTATACTCGAGAATATTTGATCGCGTTATTCTTTCCGGCTCAACGTCCGTATTGGTTCATTTCCGTACTTTCGCGTAACCCGATCCCGTTTCCGTACCCATATTTTTTGAACCTGATCCCGTTTCCgccaaaaaaatatagaaacggAAGTAGAAATGAGGTTTTTCCGTCCGTTTccgtccgttttcatccctaattGGGGATGCAACTGCTCTTAAAAGGTAGCTACACCTTGATGCATATTGTGGCCTCCATATGTCCATATATTCAGCATTCAGCACCCAAACTGGAGACCTTGGGCTACCTAACCCAAACTGGAGACCTTGGGCTACCTTTCTGATCGCGATGAGAACTCTAACCTGGAATTTGGCATCACAGTAATTCAGGTAGCACATGTTTTCTTCCTTCATTGGACTTCTTAATGCATTATATTTCCCATGCACAATCAAatttcatattatattcaattaCAGGGGAAGCTTAATTTTACGCTCTACATTATGATGTTATACTGTTGTCGTTTCCGTCTCGCTAcagaactactccctccgttccaaattataagttattctaagaatcttagagagtcaaaattttctaagtttgatcaaatttatacaacaagataataatatttatgataccaattaagtatcattagattcattgttagttatatttttatagtatacttATTTGATGACATAAATCTttgtatttctctctataattttggtcaaattttgaaatgatttgactctccaagattcttggaatgacttataatttgaaacggatggaGTATTCTGCAATTTCCACTAGGCTGGAAAATCCCCTCCCTCCCTGTGTGATGTTAATATTTAGGATACGACTGATGCAGACCACTAGGGATGATAAAGAATCTCTAATTTTAGTATAGATAATCTAAAGATCGGACTttaattttatacaattttaaactaaaattaCATATTCCATAAGTTGGATTGGGAAGAGGTCGCTAGTGCCAACATCCATTAGCACGTGCACGTGTGGCTTCGTAACGACGATTTAGGAAAGGATGTGGATGAATCGATGGGCCGGCCAATTGCCAAATGGGCACCATTTATATGGGCCTCCTGCGTGACCATTTCTTCGGGGTGTATCATTTGTCTGGCGAACTGCAGCTGTCCACTGCTTAGGCGTCAGATATCCATTCTCGGGCGATGTGATGGCCTTTGGCCATCTTGTTAGGCCTGCTCGTTCAGCGAGTAAAGTGTGTGTCGATATTGCCGGTGTACCGCTCTGAGTGCCGCTTAAAATCTGTGTTTTTTCGTCAGGAGGTCGGCTTCAACGAGACTGTTCCGGCCGTCGGCGACGAGAACATCTGGGAGAAGCTTGCAGGGACGTGGTTGTATTTTTTGTATTTGTCAAGGGTGCCTTTGTAAGTGTTGGAATGTAAACCATCAGAATTGTGTGAAATATAATCTcggtttctaaaaaaaagcCCAATTCTATAGACAAGTATTGATGGATGAGGATGGGGaagcgccgctgctgccgccgccgccagtccCCGCAGCGCCTAGCCCTCGTCGGCGTCGCTCTCGCCTGTTCCTCGCCCCGTCTATCCGGGGGACGGCACTGGAGTCGCCAATCATGGTGACAGAGGTGGTGGCTCCTCGCACCAAGAAGAGGAGGACGGAGGCAGATCGGCGGGAGGAACCGGATGGAATCGAAAGCCTCCCACCACAAGATctgcagccgctgccgccggcgatggGTGCGCTCCGGCTCCATCCCGAGTCTACATCCCACCGCCAAGAACCACCACCTGACACCGGAGGAGGACAAGGGGAGCACGTAGACCGCATCAGCTCCCTCCCCGACGTAATCCTTGGCGAGatcatctccctcctcccgaCCGAGGACGGCGTcctgtgggaccgaagccggcgaccagagggggggtgaatgggagccgatcaaaatttcttccgaaattcaaaccgtcggcctatatcccataAATCACCCAAgtcctcaagcgttctggccaaagtttggagtagctatggaaaagctaaaccaacacaaaaggcctcgaacgagcgagcgaaaccatgAAGCAAATcaggaaaactgcagaactgatctgcctggaccggtctgaccggtgcgctggaccggtctgaccggtcgtgcctaccggtctgaccggtagcacccagaaaacccccgagaaattggattcaaatggtgaatcccgagcaaacgaccacgaaaaccaATGAAatttgggggattgcttcgcccctaccccgtgaacatgttctcaaaagatctcgtcctaaagatcaacgaatcgtgagaattatggAGGAGAttaaaagggattggggttttctcaagaactcaagaaatcgaattcgaacacgccagtgattccagagggtttatgACAGAGTTAGAAGcatgggaatcacagcaaagaacttgtagcctcctctcaatcaagtgtgccaaaaacgaaatcgaaaatccattgcacaaggcacaaaaccaggggattgaatcgaattaaaaagcccagagggcatgaggaggatagggcctcctttcccaatcaaatcccttacaaggtttcaacaatccattgacaaaatcaactcaaacgagaggagcagagggagggagacgcaggggcggcagcctggagaaacagagagtccacgaacagattacaaaagccgctatTAACCTAACataagtgaaggggtatttatacccgcgggaccggtcagaccggtacgctggaccggtcagaccggttggttagaccggtcagaccggtgctagggaccggtcagaccggttggcctgcagcacccctgtacaacgatctcatccgatggccgaggttctttcttcgaaatgaagtcttctccgcgatgccgccgtcttgatgaagatccagtccgcggttttggagggtccgcgaaacccgggtaggtggccggttttgagaaaaccgccaaaacctcacgcgcgggaagattcccgcctccacgccgtggccctagacgccattcccgcctcggccttctgacggccctagacgccgcccgacgcccgtcacctcctcgcccgcagcgaggccctagacgcagtcgacgcccgtcgcctccgtcagtcccgagaccgacgcccgtgcctccacgacttggcgtcttcgaccgccgtccgcctccttggttttgtggcgcaaaccaagaaacccacctTCCGTCGCCggttgcgccctcgatccaggagtggacgccacagctgccgcccggtccgagctccggtcccggctgcccttcaccgccgtccaccacacggtccatcggccacagcacctccacggcagctccccgtcgacactcgacgcccgtgtacctgcaatccaaagaacaagcgcacgatcacaccgcacggttgacaattcactcatcacacgcaggatagagtactcaacattcctcacgtCCGCACCCAAACCCTCGCCTCCCGGTGGCGCCACCTCTGGCTCTCCTCTCCGCTCAACCTTGATCACAAGAGCATGCCACCCGACCGGGAAGCACAAGCGGGCATCATCTCCCGGATCCTTGCCGCCCACCCAGGCCCCGTGCGCCGCTTCTCCGTGCCCCGGCTTGACGGC
Proteins encoded:
- the LOC120670833 gene encoding F-box/LRR-repeat protein At3g26922-like, with translation MEATKRQASEEILSSSPHELQPPPADAPHSEPTSRGQEPTHVSRGEEGDGVDRISSLPDAVLGEIISLLPTKDAVRTQSLASRWRHLWLSAPLNLDHTSLPADEQVQVRIISRILAAHPGPARRFSVPPFLAHCRLATVNAWLQCPALEVVDGEVPYHFLWDELPPLPASTFRFSATLRVATFCKFDLTGMAEKLQFPQLRQLGLERVDISYTALNSIIAGCPVLEYLLIDMGICFSPPIRINSPSLRSIAMSSVNLIIEDAPSLQRLLNLNPYNALRVSVISAPKLETLGCLGEYKLVFGTTVIQNLRADCFTTVASTVASSVKILGISINNLSLDTVIDLMRCFPCLEKLYIQSYGAKDKNLWRRKHRNLTRCLDIRLKTIVLKNYRGMMSQVNFATFFVSNARMLEFMRFEVGIGNVNKMFIAEQHRKLQLEKRASRNAQFCFTSGCRHAAQLSHVKHVSDLSITDPFECRC